Proteins found in one Mucilaginibacter gracilis genomic segment:
- a CDS encoding PepSY-associated TM helix domain-containing protein, with protein sequence MIKKIAGKLHLWLGLASGLVVFISLFGAAVFVWQTELTNWLHRDMVYVPAIGRQELPMDILIRSAKLVEPGRDITYVARARDPHKSVVFDVVKLNPHPSWYYQSAYLVYEQVYVDRYTGKVLGIIDNRRELIWIMYALHTSLQLKYEVGHYIVGTATLILFVMALTGIVLWWPKHKAALKQRLWFRWKKTTRWRRKNYDLHNIGGIYTWIFILFFAATGLAWTFSWWESGIYRLLGADPKKMFAEPSVKPAIKSAYTYESLIQNAEKRVPHWESIGFSLPGQAKPDSAQALFCVVHYNTGSGWDEWDEYLYNSQNGRLYYSQTQAQKQLGEKWRTSNYALHTGSIYGLPTKILATFIALFCAFLPISGFLIWLGRRKKTTRMSGK encoded by the coding sequence ATGATTAAAAAGATAGCCGGCAAGTTACACCTCTGGCTCGGTCTCGCGTCCGGGCTGGTGGTTTTTATTAGTTTATTTGGCGCAGCTGTATTCGTCTGGCAAACGGAATTGACCAACTGGCTGCACCGCGACATGGTTTATGTACCGGCAATAGGACGGCAGGAACTGCCGATGGATATTTTGATCAGGAGTGCGAAGCTGGTAGAACCTGGCCGGGATATTACCTACGTGGCAAGGGCACGTGATCCGCATAAGTCGGTCGTATTTGACGTAGTTAAACTCAATCCACACCCGTCCTGGTATTATCAATCGGCTTATTTGGTTTACGAACAGGTTTATGTGGATCGTTATACTGGTAAGGTGCTGGGCATTATTGACAACCGGCGCGAACTGATCTGGATTATGTATGCCCTGCACACTTCGTTGCAGCTGAAATACGAGGTAGGCCATTATATAGTTGGTACGGCTACACTTATCCTGTTTGTTATGGCCCTAACCGGTATTGTGCTGTGGTGGCCTAAACATAAAGCGGCTTTAAAACAACGGCTTTGGTTCCGCTGGAAAAAGACCACGCGCTGGCGGCGAAAGAATTACGATCTGCACAATATCGGCGGTATTTATACCTGGATCTTTATTTTGTTTTTTGCTGCTACCGGTCTCGCCTGGACGTTTAGCTGGTGGGAAAGCGGCATTTATCGTTTACTGGGTGCGGACCCGAAAAAGATGTTTGCCGAACCCAGTGTAAAGCCCGCCATCAAAAGTGCTTATACTTATGAAAGCCTGATCCAAAATGCGGAAAAGCGCGTGCCGCATTGGGAAAGTATTGGTTTTAGTTTACCAGGACAAGCCAAACCAGACAGCGCGCAGGCACTTTTCTGCGTGGTTCATTACAATACCGGCTCTGGCTGGGATGAGTGGGACGAATACTTGTACAATTCACAAAACGGCCGTTTATATTATTCCCAAACCCAGGCACAAAAGCAGTTGGGCGAGAAATGGCGGACAAGCAATTATGCCTTACATACCGGGAGCATCTACGGCCTTCCCACTAAAATACTGGCTACTTTCATTGCCCTGTTCTGCGCTTTCTTACCCATCTCGGGCTTCCTGATCTGGTTAGGACGGCGAAAAAAAACAACCCGAATGAGCGGCAAATAA
- a CDS encoding TonB-dependent receptor — protein MNSSLWSKNIYFTFLLVLASVTAFAQTGTIKGTIKTSDGQPAAAITIGLLGTTRGTITNEQGHYQLTKIEPGTYTLKLSAIGLIGYEQSVKVVGGQTLVVNLSLKQDARQLADVVISTNHRLKFGDKTSDMVARMPLANLENPQVYSVISSELLREQNIVDYKTAMRNASGTSTIAQAGNGRSYTMMRGFITGNWMRNGLAAYQFSAIDPANIDRIEVIKGPSGTLFSSSVISYGGLINRVTKKPLDTAFTELSYTGGSFGLNRVTADVNTPLSNDKKVLFRLNAAADHNGNFQDAGFEHNYFIAPSLTYKASNKLTFNFEAELYQRHTGSINGFNLADNTYWAGKSYKDIPLDYNRSYQGNDIDTKLTNYNVYLQANYQFSKQWKSQTLFTLNGVYAPHQMFLDKYILDDHQMIRQVGLLSDKYHQTEIQQNFTGDVQLGGMRHRLLLGFDYTAYRQDPYYYVSTNFDVINYTQPGNLFVSRSAFDKAIDTLKKSPSDQNTFNSAVYFADVINITDRLNVLASVRIDHYDDHGFHDINTNTYTGAFSQTKASPKFGAVYQLIKGTLSAFANYQNGFSYTNAKAEDGKLFKPEQAFQYEGGFKMESANNKWSATLSYYDILVKDKLRTNPANTNFYLQDATQSSKGLEAELVANPVNGLNILLGYGYNISEFTKADAAIQGKRPYGTPKHLINGWASYALRKGSLKGFGLGFGGNYSSSSYGDDTDLVTVPSYVLLSSTAFYDRGKYRIGLKVDNLTNVYYWGPFMQPQPTRSYSLNLSYKFY, from the coding sequence ATTACCAGTTAACAAAGATAGAACCCGGAACCTATACCCTGAAATTAAGTGCGATAGGCTTGATAGGTTATGAGCAGTCGGTCAAAGTTGTAGGCGGTCAAACGTTGGTCGTTAATCTTAGCCTGAAACAGGATGCGAGGCAGTTAGCTGATGTAGTGATAAGCACTAACCACCGGCTAAAATTCGGTGATAAAACATCCGACATGGTGGCACGTATGCCGCTGGCCAACCTGGAAAACCCGCAAGTATATTCGGTGATCTCCAGCGAATTGCTGCGTGAACAAAACATCGTTGATTATAAAACCGCGATGCGAAATGCTTCAGGCACCTCTACTATAGCGCAAGCCGGCAACGGACGCTCTTATACCATGATGCGCGGTTTTATCACCGGTAACTGGATGCGCAACGGTTTAGCTGCTTATCAATTTTCGGCTATTGATCCCGCCAATATCGACCGGATTGAAGTAATCAAAGGCCCTTCGGGTACCTTATTTAGTAGTTCAGTAATCTCTTATGGTGGTTTAATCAACCGTGTCACTAAGAAACCTTTAGACACCGCATTTACCGAACTGTCTTACACGGGCGGCAGCTTTGGTTTAAACCGCGTAACCGCTGATGTGAACACGCCCTTAAGCAACGATAAAAAGGTATTATTCCGCCTTAATGCGGCTGCCGACCATAACGGTAATTTCCAGGACGCCGGGTTTGAGCATAATTACTTTATCGCGCCGAGCCTTACCTACAAAGCCAGCAATAAACTAACTTTTAACTTTGAAGCAGAACTGTATCAGCGCCATACCGGCTCCATTAATGGTTTCAACCTGGCGGATAATACTTACTGGGCTGGCAAAAGCTATAAGGATATCCCGCTGGATTATAACCGCAGCTACCAGGGCAATGATATAGACACCAAGCTGACTAATTATAATGTTTACCTGCAAGCTAACTACCAGTTCAGTAAACAATGGAAATCCCAGACCCTTTTTACCTTGAACGGAGTTTACGCGCCGCATCAGATGTTTCTGGATAAATATATTTTAGATGATCACCAGATGATTCGGCAGGTTGGCTTATTATCAGACAAGTATCACCAAACGGAAATCCAGCAAAATTTTACCGGCGACGTGCAGCTCGGTGGCATGCGTCACCGTTTGTTGTTAGGGTTTGATTATACCGCTTACCGCCAGGACCCGTATTACTATGTATCAACCAACTTCGATGTAATCAACTATACACAGCCGGGCAATCTCTTTGTAAGCCGTTCGGCTTTTGATAAAGCGATAGATACGCTAAAGAAATCTCCATCGGATCAGAACACCTTTAATTCCGCCGTTTATTTCGCAGATGTGATTAATATTACTGATCGCCTGAATGTGCTGGCTTCGGTGCGGATCGATCATTACGACGATCACGGTTTCCATGATATTAATACAAACACTTATACCGGTGCTTTTAGTCAAACTAAAGCGTCACCAAAATTCGGTGCAGTTTACCAACTAATAAAAGGTACTTTATCTGCATTCGCTAACTACCAGAACGGATTTAGCTATACCAATGCCAAAGCTGAGGATGGTAAGTTATTTAAGCCCGAACAAGCCTTTCAATATGAAGGTGGCTTTAAAATGGAGAGCGCGAATAATAAATGGTCGGCTACGCTGAGCTATTATGACATCCTGGTGAAAGATAAATTGCGTACCAATCCGGCTAACACTAACTTTTATTTGCAGGATGCAACGCAAAGTAGTAAAGGACTGGAGGCGGAACTAGTAGCTAACCCGGTAAATGGCCTCAACATTCTGCTGGGCTACGGTTACAATATCAGCGAATTTACCAAGGCCGACGCCGCCATCCAGGGCAAAAGGCCTTATGGCACTCCTAAGCATTTAATTAACGGCTGGGCCAGCTACGCGCTCCGTAAAGGATCTTTAAAAGGCTTTGGGTTGGGTTTTGGCGGTAATTACTCAAGCAGTTCGTATGGCGACGATACGGACCTGGTGACCGTACCATCATACGTGTTATTAAGCTCGACCGCTTTTTATGACCGCGGGAAATACCGTATCGGCTTAAAAGTGGATAATTTAACAAACGTGTACTATTGGGGGCCGTTTATGCAGCCGCAACCTACCCGTTCTTATTCGTTAAACCTAAGCTATAAATTCTATTAA